The following are encoded in a window of Cyprinus carpio isolate SPL01 chromosome A13, ASM1834038v1, whole genome shotgun sequence genomic DNA:
- the LOC109057848 gene encoding tandem C2 domains nuclear protein-like: MTECIKNCCRTFMSKKNEPEIQMIKVRLPGKSTAESNVKRNVGVSEDYLLSKLPPDGREVPFFVPNFKTSYIQPREAQNSGYNIGQQSATRTTYAERKAELAGAGQMMYDPDLTLNSSHLISYVSPGSLRRPTLKIRPNSSPGTGLEHSDKQRLSLSMYDLSNTQGHVQRFDSVSSVQSSTSSIQDSFGSSRSLESITLSGDERDYEPGKVCVHLKYEEAVEQVWITLVKCTDLSVYTDGVEVQKIGVKGVITMTKPVRFKSTVKEASSDTVFMETFVFTLNLEQIRRSALVLCLQAHTPRRRTLGECVLSLRTLGPQETKHWLEFKPHSKTHVCHAELQLALCFQPVSSRMQLQILSAQNLPSSSSPLTQRFFVKVELLSEGKVLLKRKTKVMKSSEGQIQWEEVLHLPITNQDQNLQLAVKLYSRGSVRRKHLLGQVLLGFDSSSPEAVEQWRDSMANPEKVVTSWHRVSRL, translated from the exons ATGACAGAATGTATCAAAAACTGCTGCAGGACATTTATGTCCAAGAAGAACGAGCCAGAGATTCAGa tgATTAAGGTTCGACTTCCTGGTAAATCAACTGCTGAGTCTAATGTGAAGAGGAATGTTGGAGTATCAGAGGATTATCTGCTGTCTAAACTGCCTCCGGATGGCCGGGAAGTTCCATTCTTTGTCCCAAACTTCAAGACTTCCTATATCCAGCCAAGAGAAGCACAGAACTCTGGCTACAACATTGGGCAACAGA GTGCCACAAGGACCACTTATGCAGAAAGGAAGGCAGAACTCGCAGGAGCTGGTCAAATGATGTATGACCCTGATTTGACCTTAAACAGCAGTCATTTGATCAGCTACGTGTCACCAGGCTCACTGAGACGCCCCACTTTGAAAATCAGACCCAACAGCAGTCCTGGCACAG gtttggaacacagTGACAAACAGAGACTCAGTCTTTCCATGTATGATCTGTCAAACACTCAAGGCCACGTACAG CGTTTTGATTCTGTATCCAGTGTCCAGAGCAGCACATCCTCCATTCAGGATTCCTTTGGGAGCAGCCGTAGTCTAG AGTCCATCACACTGTCTGGCGATGAGCGAGATTATGAGCCGGGAAAAGTGTGTGTGCACCTAAAGTATGAAGAGGCAGTGGAGCAGGTGTGGATCACCTTAGTGAAG TGTACAGATTTGAGTGTGTATACTGACGGGGTGGAGGTGCAGAAGATTGGGGTCAAAGGGGTCATCACCATGACCAAGCCAGTGCGATTTAAGAGCACTGTCAAGGAAGCATCATCA GACACTGTCTTCATGGAGACATTTGTGTTCACTCTTAACTTAGAGCAGATCCGCAGATCTGCACTGGTGCTGTGCCTGCAGGCTCACACACCACGTAGGCGTACGCTGGGAGAGTGTGTATTATCTCTGCGAACCCTTGGACCACAGGAAACAAAGCACTGGCTGGAGTTCAAGCCTCACTCTAAAACACAT gtGTGTCATGCTGAGCTTCAGCTGGCCTTGTGCTTCCAGCCAGTGAGTAGTCGAATGCAACTCCAGATCCTCAGTGCTCAAAACCTTCCATCATCTTCCTCACCACTTACACAGA GATTCTTTGTGAAGGTTGAGTTGTTGAGTGAAGGTAAGGTCTTACTGAAGAGGAAGACGAAGGTGATGAAGTCATCAGAGGGGCAGATCCAATGGGAGGAAGTGCTTCACTTGCCCATCACCAATCAAGACCAGAATCTGCAGCTGGCAGTCAAACTCTACAGCCGTGGCTCTGTTCGGAGAAAACACCTGCTTGGACAG GTCCTCTTGGGTTTCGACAGCAGTTCTCCTGAGGCGGTGGAACAATGGAGGGATTCCATGGCTAATCCTGAAAAAGTGGTGACGTCTTGGCACAGAGTGAGTCGACTCTGA
- the fbln5 gene encoding fibulin-5, which translates to MSFELRGLSWSTNKRMLSVLICVICCIHSGKSQTCTEGFTYEHRARQCIDIDECRTLPDPCRGDMRCVNQNGGYLCIPRGLYSQSYARNSPRSYPEPSYPEESYPDRSLGYSEPFIPNVPPVGAGPGPGPGPSYPIVSRSTPCILGYTLGADGTCVDVDECETQSHQCNPTQVCINTAGGYTCSCTEGYWLVGGQCQDIDECRYGYCQQLCANVPGSYSCSCSPGFLLNADSRTCQDVDECATNPCSHGCLNTYGSFMCTCDEGFELAADGTTCNDLDECSFSDFLCQYTCVNTPGSFSCVCPPGYYVYEDGRSCEDLNECESGNNTCTTAQVCFNFQGGYTCLNPLRCDPPYIELNDNQCMCSAENPACRERPFTVLYRHMDLSSGRSVPADIFQMQATTRYPGAFYIFQIKSGNEGREFYMRQTSNISATLVLARPIRGPKTIVLDLEMVTVNNVINFRGSSVIRLTIFVSEHPF; encoded by the exons ATGTCATTTGAACTACGTGGCTTGAGTTGGTCGACCAACAAAAG aatgtTGTCAGTTTTAATATGTGTCATATGCTGCATTCACTCTGGGAAAAGTCAG ACTTGCACAGAAGGATTTACTTATGAACACCGGGCCAGACAGTGTATCG ACATTGATGAGTGCCGGACACTACCAGACCCATGTCGAGGTGACATGCGGTGCGTAAATCAGAACGGTGGATACCTGTGCATCCCCCGCGGACTCTACTCCCAATCCTATGCCCGGAACAGTCCACGCTCCTACCCTGAGCCTTCCTATCCCGAAGAGTCCTACCCTGACAGATCTTTAGGATATTCTGAACCATTCATTCCTAACGTTCCTCCTGTCGGAGCAGGTCCTGGTCCAGGCCCTGGTCCGAGCTACCCAATAGTGAGCCGGTCCACTCCCTGCATCCTTGGATATACACTTGGTGCTGATGGAACTTGTGTTG aTGTTGATGAATGTGAGACACAGTCACACCAATGTAACCCAACTCAGGTGTGTATAAATACAGCTGGTGGATATACCTGCTCATGTACTGAGGGCTACTGGCTGGTGGGTGGACAGTGCCAAG ACATTGATGAGTGTCGCTATGGTTACTGCCAGCAGCTGTGCGCTAACGTCCCTGGCTCATATTCCTGCTCCTGTAGCCCTGGATTCCTTCTTAATGCAGATAGCAGGACATGCCAAG ATGTGGACGAGTGTGCGACAAACCCATGCTCTCACGGCTGTTTGAACACATACGGCTCATTCATGTGTACCTGTGACGAGGGCTTCGAGCTCGCCGCTGATGGGACCACCTGCAATG ATCTGGATGAGTGCAGTTTCTCAGACTTCCTTTGTCAGTACACGTGTGTGAACACACCAGGATCATTCTCCTGTGTGTGTCCGCCTGGATATTACGTGTATGAAGATGGAAGGAGCTGTGAAG ACCTCAATGAATGTGAGTCTGGTAACAACACCTGTACAACAGCACAAGTGTGTTTCAATTTCCAGGGAGGTTACACTTGTCTGAACCCTCTTAGATGTGATCCACCTTACATAGAGCTCAATGACAA tcaGTGCATGTGTTCTGCGGAGAATCCGGCGTGTCGGGAAAGACCCTTTACTGTCCTGTACAGGCATATGGATTTGTCTTCTGGCCGCAGTGTTCCTGCCGATATATTTCAAATGCAGGCCACCACGCGTTACCCTGGAGCATTTTACATCTTTCAGATCAAGTCTGGCAACGAGGGGCGAGAGTTTTACATGCGG CAAACCAGTAATATCAGTGCAACTTTGGTTCTGGCTCGGCCCATTAGAGGACCAAAGACCATCGTTCTAGATCTAGAGATGGTTACCGTTAACAACGTCATCAACTTCCGAGGCAGTTCAGTCATCCGCCTCACAATATTTGTCTCTGAACATCCATTCTGA